The proteins below are encoded in one region of Ferruginibacter lapsinanis:
- a CDS encoding UbiX family flavin prenyltransferase, producing MNKIVVAITGASGSIYAKVLLDKLLAIKNQWDEIGVILTENAKTVWQTELDNERYTNYPFKFYTQQDFNAPFASGSGKYNIMLIVPCSMGTLGRIAGGISNDLISRAADVMLKERRTLICVARDTPYSLIHIRNMETITLAGGIICPATPSFYSKPKTLEDVAATVVDRVLDLAGLDISTYRWGE from the coding sequence ATGAATAAAATTGTTGTAGCCATTACAGGTGCCAGTGGATCTATCTACGCCAAGGTTTTACTCGACAAATTACTTGCCATAAAAAATCAATGGGATGAAATTGGTGTAATTTTAACAGAGAATGCCAAAACTGTTTGGCAAACGGAATTAGATAACGAGCGCTACACCAATTACCCTTTTAAATTCTATACCCAACAGGATTTCAATGCCCCTTTTGCATCAGGTTCCGGCAAATATAATATCATGTTGATCGTTCCGTGCAGTATGGGCACATTGGGCAGGATTGCAGGTGGCATCAGCAACGATCTGATCAGCAGAGCTGCAGATGTGATGCTGAAAGAAAGGCGCACACTTATCTGTGTAGCAAGAGACACTCCTTATAGCCTGATCCATATCCGAAATATGGAAACCATCACTTTAGCCGGGGGCATCATTTGTCCGGCTACGCCGTCTTTTTACAGTAAACCAAAAACATTGGAAGATGTGGCAGCAACTGTTGTTGATCGTGTTTTAGATCTTGCAGGGCTGGATATTAGTACTTATCGCTGGGGAGAATGA
- a CDS encoding LolA family protein, with amino-acid sequence MNKVLAVLLLSLFTVTSVIAQPLKGMGKSDPEAKKILDAVSAKFKTFKAVQATFSLKIENAAGKVLGNKTGTVFMKGTKYRVNVTGQEIYCDGSNVSTLDKSANELTITKIDPSNNTLTPQKIFTNFYDKDFLYKLNGDKTLNGKVVQEIELTPIDKSKPFFKVLVYVDKATQTIVSTKVFEKAGNKFTYSVKNMNTKAVVADAQFVFDAKKNPGVEIIDLR; translated from the coding sequence ATGAATAAAGTATTAGCGGTTTTGTTGTTGAGTTTGTTTACAGTGACTTCAGTTATTGCCCAACCTTTGAAAGGAATGGGTAAAAGTGACCCGGAAGCTAAAAAAATATTAGATGCAGTAAGTGCAAAATTTAAAACTTTTAAAGCTGTTCAAGCAACTTTTTCTCTGAAAATTGAAAATGCAGCAGGTAAGGTATTAGGAAATAAAACAGGTACAGTTTTCATGAAAGGAACCAAGTACCGTGTAAATGTAACCGGCCAGGAAATTTATTGTGATGGTAGTAATGTTTCAACGCTGGATAAATCAGCCAATGAACTAACGATCACTAAAATAGACCCAAGCAACAATACGCTTACTCCTCAAAAAATATTTACCAATTTTTACGACAAGGATTTTTTATACAAATTGAATGGCGATAAAACATTGAATGGTAAAGTGGTTCAGGAAATAGAGTTAACGCCGATCGATAAAAGCAAACCATTCTTTAAAGTATTGGTTTACGTAGATAAGGCTACACAAACGATCGTTTCTACCAAAGTATTTGAAAAAGCCGGTAACAAGTTTACCTATTCTGTAAAGAACATGAATACAAAAGCTGTAGTTGCAGATGCTCAGTTTGTATTTGATGCAAAGAAAAATCCAGGAGTAGAGATCATCGATCTGAGATAA
- a CDS encoding CTP synthase codes for MAKYIFVTGGVTSSLGKGIIAASLAKLLQSRGLRVTIQKFDPYINVDPGTLNPYEHGECFVTEDGAETDLDLGHYERFLNIFTSQANNVTTGRIYQTVINKEREGAYLGKTVQVIPHITDEIKRRMLLIGDSGEYDIVITEIGGTVGDIESLPFVEAVRQLQWEMADEDCLVVHLTLIPYLKAAGELKTKPTQHSVKLLSENGVRPDIIVCRSEKPLGADLKRKIALFCNVKTEAVIEAMDASTIYEVPIKMLQEKLDTTVLKLLHINGYAAPDLVKWKGFLDKLKHPAGKVNIGLIGKYIELQDAYKSILESFIHAGAMNECKVNIVNVHSEHITDDNVAEKLGHLDGLLVAPGFGMRGVEGKIIAVKYAREHKLPFFGICLGMQMAVIEFARNVLFLNGAHSTEMDKDTKHPVIDLMEEQKKVKKKGGTMRLGAYPCDLKEGSLAYDIYGQSSISERHRHRWEFNNNYLSQFEEAGMIASGKNPATGLVEIVELPSHPFFIGVQYHPELKSTVENPQPIFMRFIKAAKEFSGKKNAVKSGALHNEVN; via the coding sequence ATGGCCAAATATATTTTTGTTACAGGCGGAGTTACATCTTCTTTAGGAAAGGGGATCATTGCAGCATCTCTTGCTAAATTATTACAATCAAGAGGATTGAGGGTTACAATTCAAAAATTTGATCCTTATATTAATGTTGACCCCGGAACCTTGAATCCTTATGAACATGGAGAGTGTTTTGTTACCGAAGATGGGGCCGAAACAGATCTGGATCTGGGGCATTACGAAAGATTCTTAAATATATTTACTTCCCAGGCAAATAATGTTACCACAGGCCGTATTTACCAAACTGTTATCAATAAAGAAAGAGAAGGGGCTTATCTGGGCAAGACCGTACAGGTAATTCCACACATAACGGATGAGATCAAACGAAGAATGTTATTGATTGGTGATAGCGGCGAATATGATATTGTAATTACAGAGATCGGCGGAACAGTAGGTGATATCGAAAGTTTACCATTTGTAGAAGCTGTTCGTCAGTTGCAGTGGGAAATGGCAGATGAAGATTGTTTGGTGGTTCACCTCACATTGATCCCTTATTTAAAAGCGGCAGGAGAGTTGAAGACCAAACCAACTCAACATAGTGTAAAATTATTAAGTGAGAATGGTGTTCGTCCTGATATAATAGTATGTCGTTCTGAAAAACCTTTGGGTGCAGACCTGAAAAGAAAAATTGCCCTGTTTTGTAATGTGAAAACAGAAGCAGTGATTGAAGCAATGGATGCCAGCACTATCTATGAAGTGCCTATTAAAATGTTGCAGGAAAAACTGGATACAACTGTTTTAAAACTATTACATATAAATGGGTATGCTGCACCCGACCTGGTGAAGTGGAAAGGGTTTTTAGATAAACTGAAACATCCGGCAGGAAAAGTAAATATAGGATTGATCGGAAAGTATATTGAATTGCAGGATGCCTATAAATCTATTTTAGAATCATTTATTCATGCCGGTGCTATGAATGAATGCAAAGTGAATATAGTAAATGTGCATAGCGAACATATTACGGATGACAATGTAGCAGAAAAGCTAGGTCATTTAGATGGCTTGTTAGTAGCACCTGGATTTGGTATGAGAGGAGTAGAAGGAAAGATCATCGCTGTAAAATATGCAAGAGAACACAAATTGCCATTCTTCGGGATTTGTTTAGGTATGCAAATGGCTGTTATTGAATTTGCAAGGAATGTATTGTTTTTAAATGGAGCACATTCTACAGAAATGGACAAGGATACCAAACATCCTGTAATAGATTTAATGGAAGAACAGAAAAAAGTAAAGAAGAAAGGCGGCACCATGCGTTTAGGAGCTTATCCTTGTGATCTGAAAGAAGGGTCATTAGCATATGATATATATGGTCAGTCTTCAATAAGCGAAAGACATCGTCATCGTTGGGAGTTCAATAATAATTATCTGTCTCAGTTTGAAGAGGCAGGTATGATCGCAAGTGGTAAAAACCCTGCAACCGGACTTGTTGAAATTGTCGAATTACCTTCACATCCATTCTTTATTGGTGTACAATACCATCCTGAATTAAAGAGTACTGTAGAAAACCCTCAGCCAATTTTTATGAGATTCATCAAAGCTGCAAAAGAATTTTCCGGTAAAAAGAATGCCGTAAAATCTGGTGCATTGCATAATGAAGTGAATTAA
- a CDS encoding citrate (Si)-synthase, eukaryotic translates to MGAIKDKFKAKSDVVGAEIKAMLKEHGDKKIGEVTLSQIYQGMRGITGLVSETSLLDAQEGIRFRGHTIPELQEKLPKAPGGTEPLPEGLFYLMLMGEMPTDEDVAELSSLLQRRSHVPKHVLDSIEATPLSTHPMTQFVIAIMALQTESSFAKRYAEGMSKKDYWEAVFDDSLDLIARLPRIAAYIYRRKYKFGRHIEPNGLLDWAGNFSHMMGYDNEDFKELMRLYMTIHADHEGGNVSAHTTHLVGSALSDPYLAFAAGMNGLAGPLHGLANQEVIKWIFGMTDELGTQTPSKTQIEEYVKKTLSEGKVVPGYGHAVLRKTDPRFTAQMEFGKKHLPDDPLVNTVWNIYEAVPPILQSLGKIKNPWPNVDAHSGALLVHYGMVEYEFYTVLFGVSRALGVLSSLCWDRALGFPLERPKSVTTELVKSWLEGKDEIWGD, encoded by the coding sequence ATGGGTGCAATCAAAGACAAGTTTAAAGCAAAGTCGGATGTAGTAGGAGCAGAAATCAAGGCAATGCTTAAGGAACACGGTGATAAAAAAATCGGGGAAGTAACACTTAGCCAGATTTATCAAGGTATGAGAGGTATTACCGGACTTGTTTCTGAAACATCTTTATTAGATGCACAGGAAGGTATCCGTTTTCGTGGACATACAATACCTGAATTACAGGAGAAATTACCAAAGGCTCCGGGTGGTACAGAACCATTACCGGAAGGATTATTTTATCTTATGTTGATGGGTGAGATGCCAACCGATGAAGATGTAGCAGAATTGTCATCTTTATTACAACGTCGCAGTCACGTGCCAAAACATGTATTAGATTCAATTGAGGCCACTCCGCTCAGCACCCATCCAATGACCCAATTTGTAATTGCTATCATGGCATTACAAACTGAAAGCAGTTTTGCCAAACGTTATGCCGAAGGCATGAGCAAAAAAGATTATTGGGAAGCAGTGTTTGATGATTCATTGGACCTGATCGCTCGTTTACCAAGAATTGCTGCATATATATATCGTCGTAAATATAAATTCGGACGCCATATCGAACCTAATGGTTTGTTGGATTGGGCCGGTAATTTTTCCCATATGATGGGGTACGATAACGAAGACTTTAAAGAGTTGATGCGTTTATATATGACCATTCATGCTGATCATGAAGGTGGTAACGTATCTGCTCATACAACACACCTGGTAGGCTCTGCATTAAGTGATCCTTACCTTGCTTTTGCTGCAGGTATGAATGGCTTAGCCGGACCATTACATGGATTGGCTAACCAGGAAGTGATCAAATGGATATTTGGAATGACCGATGAACTTGGTACACAAACTCCATCTAAAACACAGATAGAAGAATACGTTAAGAAAACGTTGAGCGAAGGAAAAGTAGTGCCGGGTTACGGACACGCTGTTCTTCGTAAAACAGATCCACGTTTTACTGCTCAAATGGAATTCGGTAAAAAACATTTACCAGACGATCCGTTAGTAAACACTGTTTGGAATATATATGAAGCAGTACCTCCTATCCTGCAATCATTAGGAAAAATTAAAAACCCATGGCCAAACGTTGATGCACACAGTGGCGCATTATTAGTTCATTACGGAATGGTTGAATATGAATTCTATACCGTATTGTTTGGTGTATCAAGAGCATTGGGTGTATTATCCAGTCTTTGTTGGGACAGAGCGTTAGGCTTCCCTCTTGAAAGACCAAAATCTGTTACAACCGAATTAGTAAAATCATGGTTGGAAGGAAAGGATGAGATCTGGGGCGACTAA
- a CDS encoding circularly permuted type 2 ATP-grasp protein, translating to MTAGTQESIFQHYFSNNYSYDELLGDDGTLRPHWQTFFNSFSQLGPSQIQDRAQDILRFLKENGVTYNVYGDPNGLNRPWNLDVIPFLISQQEWQKIESGLIQRATLFDLILKDLYGDRLLIKEGLLPLELIYNHSGFLRQCSDIQLPGKHSLILYSADMARSPEGKIWVLNDRTQAPSGSGYALENRTAIARILPELFSGLKVRHLSPYFIALRNSLQNLAPAKAQNPRIVILTPGPSNETYFEHSYLSSYLGYTLVQGEDLMVKDNFVWLKTIGGLEKVDVIIRRVDDVYCDPLELREDSRLGVSGLLQAVRSGNVTIANPLGSSVLENPGLMGFLPRLARHFFGEDLILPTIASWWCGQPKELQYVLDNIESLVIKKIYRESRISTSVNTANLTKEGVAKLKQEIIAHPYMFVGQEKIAFSSTPSLISGHIEPRNVLFRSFLVSNGDSYTCMTGGLGRTSAEPGNFVISNQLGGISKDTWIISPEPGYTMSSNKDVLKTKNPIFSGVLPSHTAENLFWVGRYAERVLGNARFQRTVMQFVTEGNRLQFENDIKTEHQLLRTLTEYTCTYPGFTGDDAEEKFKNPWPELTDTLFNIDRPGSLSYNFSLFTKAVNTVRDHWSTDTWRVLKGMEDEWDAAAKSQLTNFRMISALDNLITSMVAFIGLNRESISREQGWNLLDTGRKIEQSLLLINILQSTLTETATEEVEYNLQEAVLKSHETLMNYRYKYKVHIQLPLVLELMLLDTTNPRSLIYQIERLKAYLSSLPKTRNDHSLEKHERLILEAFTLVKLADKNQLAKADETTGTYKKLEELFAQLNTLLLAIPDVISRKYFKHAQGQKQLFTSEDDPSI from the coding sequence ATGACCGCAGGCACCCAGGAATCAATATTTCAACATTACTTCAGCAACAATTATTCATACGATGAGTTATTAGGCGACGACGGTACTCTCCGCCCCCATTGGCAAACATTCTTTAATTCTTTTAGTCAGCTCGGCCCTTCACAAATACAAGACAGGGCCCAGGATATTTTACGTTTTTTAAAAGAGAATGGTGTTACCTATAATGTATATGGTGATCCCAATGGATTGAACCGCCCCTGGAACCTGGACGTGATCCCCTTTTTGATCAGCCAGCAGGAATGGCAAAAAATAGAATCCGGACTTATTCAGCGTGCTACTCTTTTCGATCTTATTTTGAAAGATCTCTATGGTGACCGTTTATTGATCAAAGAAGGATTGTTACCACTTGAATTGATCTATAATCACTCAGGATTTTTAAGACAATGCTCAGACATACAACTACCGGGTAAGCATAGCCTCATTTTATATTCAGCAGATATGGCCCGTAGCCCCGAAGGCAAAATATGGGTATTGAACGATCGTACGCAGGCACCTTCAGGATCGGGTTATGCATTGGAAAACAGAACAGCCATTGCACGTATATTACCCGAATTATTTTCGGGTTTAAAAGTGCGACATCTTTCTCCTTATTTTATTGCATTAAGAAACTCATTACAAAATTTAGCTCCGGCAAAAGCACAGAATCCACGTATTGTAATTCTTACACCGGGACCAAGCAACGAAACATATTTTGAACACTCTTATCTTTCTTCTTACTTAGGCTATACTTTAGTACAGGGCGAAGACCTGATGGTGAAAGATAATTTTGTCTGGTTAAAAACAATCGGCGGACTGGAAAAAGTGGATGTGATCATTCGCAGGGTGGATGATGTGTATTGTGACCCGTTGGAATTAAGAGAAGACTCACGGTTAGGTGTATCCGGTTTATTGCAGGCAGTAAGAAGCGGGAATGTTACCATTGCCAATCCGCTCGGAAGCAGTGTGTTAGAAAACCCGGGGCTGATGGGCTTCTTACCAAGACTGGCAAGACATTTTTTTGGAGAAGACCTGATATTACCTACCATCGCATCGTGGTGGTGTGGACAACCAAAAGAATTGCAGTATGTGCTTGATAATATTGAATCACTGGTCATTAAAAAGATATACAGAGAATCGAGGATCAGCACATCAGTCAATACGGCTAATCTTACCAAAGAAGGCGTAGCAAAACTGAAACAGGAAATAATTGCTCATCCGTATATGTTTGTGGGACAAGAGAAGATCGCTTTCTCTTCTACTCCATCATTGATAAGCGGACATATTGAACCACGTAATGTATTATTCAGAAGTTTTCTTGTAAGCAATGGTGATAGCTATACCTGCATGACAGGCGGACTCGGCAGAACTTCTGCAGAGCCGGGAAATTTTGTTATATCCAATCAGTTGGGAGGTATCAGTAAAGATACCTGGATCATTTCTCCGGAACCCGGCTACACCATGAGCAGCAACAAGGATGTATTAAAAACAAAGAATCCTATTTTTAGTGGCGTGCTGCCAAGTCATACCGCAGAAAATCTTTTTTGGGTAGGCCGTTATGCTGAGAGAGTGTTGGGCAATGCCCGTTTTCAACGTACCGTAATGCAATTTGTAACAGAAGGTAACAGACTGCAATTTGAAAATGATATTAAAACAGAACACCAGCTTTTACGAACATTAACAGAATACACCTGCACCTATCCCGGCTTTACAGGAGATGATGCAGAAGAAAAATTCAAAAACCCCTGGCCCGAATTAACAGACACTTTATTCAATATAGACAGACCGGGAAGTTTGAGTTATAATTTTTCTTTGTTCACCAAAGCGGTCAATACAGTTCGTGATCATTGGAGCACAGATACCTGGCGTGTGTTAAAAGGAATGGAAGATGAATGGGACGCTGCGGCAAAATCGCAACTAACCAATTTCCGGATGATCAGTGCCTTAGATAATCTCATCACTTCAATGGTGGCATTCATCGGGTTGAACAGGGAAAGTATTTCACGGGAACAGGGATGGAATTTATTAGATACGGGAAGAAAAATTGAACAAAGTCTTTTATTGATCAATATCCTGCAATCTACCTTAACAGAAACCGCTACGGAAGAAGTTGAATACAATTTGCAGGAAGCTGTTTTGAAAAGTCATGAAACATTAATGAACTACCGGTACAAATACAAGGTACATATACAATTACCGCTTGTGCTTGAACTGATGTTGCTTGATACAACAAATCCTCGTTCATTGATATATCAGATCGAAAGATTAAAAGCCTATTTGTCCAGTTTGCCTAAAACAAGAAATGATCATTCGCTTGAAAAACATGAGCGGCTGATACTGGAAGCATTTACTTTAGTGAAACTGGCAGATAAAAATCAACTGGCAAAGGCAGATGAAACAACAGGGACCTATAAAAAATTAGAAGAATTATTTGCTCAGCTGAATACATTGCTTTTAGCGATCCCTGATGTGATCTCAAGGAAATACTTTAAACATGCACAGGGGCAAAAACAATTATTTACATCCGAAGATGATCCATCGATATAA
- a CDS encoding transglutaminase family protein, with translation MIQYTITHKTEYIYREPIALCHNIARLIPRSVNGQVCSMSEIVITPKPDTYKRYEDFFGNHVAYFAIEQDHSKLTVTVTSNIEITPGTLQFNEYPTEAWEHVAAKLLTNTEENIEVRQYIPETGMTEITPEIKDYALQSFTPGRPLFEATYDLMQRIYKDFEFKAGLTTVATPVKETLKLRKGVCQDFAHLAITCLRSVGLPARYISGYIETISKPGKEKLVGADASHAWFSVYIPGAGWVDFDPTNNQIPSSQHITIGWGRDYADIAPLKGIILSSRPHKLLVSVDVKRVN, from the coding sequence ATGATTCAATACACGATCACACATAAAACAGAATATATCTACAGAGAGCCCATTGCACTCTGTCATAATATTGCCCGGCTGATACCAAGATCCGTTAACGGACAAGTATGTAGTATGTCTGAGATCGTTATTACCCCAAAGCCTGACACCTACAAACGATACGAAGATTTTTTCGGTAACCATGTTGCCTATTTTGCCATTGAGCAAGATCACAGCAAACTAACGGTAACAGTTACCTCAAATATTGAGATCACTCCCGGCACCTTACAATTCAACGAATACCCTACAGAAGCATGGGAACATGTAGCTGCTAAACTCCTTACCAACACCGAAGAAAATATAGAAGTACGCCAATACATACCGGAAACGGGCATGACTGAGATCACTCCTGAAATAAAGGATTACGCACTGCAATCGTTTACTCCCGGCAGGCCTTTATTTGAAGCCACTTATGATCTGATGCAAAGAATATACAAAGACTTTGAATTCAAAGCAGGATTGACTACCGTAGCCACTCCTGTAAAAGAAACGCTTAAGCTGCGTAAAGGTGTTTGCCAGGACTTTGCTCATTTAGCAATCACCTGTTTGCGATCGGTTGGTTTGCCTGCCCGCTATATCAGTGGTTATATAGAAACCATCTCCAAACCCGGAAAAGAAAAACTTGTTGGAGCAGATGCATCACATGCCTGGTTCTCTGTATATATACCTGGTGCAGGCTGGGTAGATTTTGATCCCACCAATAACCAGATCCCTTCTTCTCAACATATCACCATTGGCTGGGGAAGAGATTATGCAGATATTGCTCCGTTAAAAGGTATCATCCTCAGCAGCCGGCCGCATAAATTGCTTGTGTCGGTGGATGTAAAGAGAGTAAATTAA